AATTTATTACTTGTATTTAGTCTAATTGAAAATTACCCATATTTATCCGCGcaatccatttaaaaataggttCCAAATTCCAATCACAATTCACTGTACAACACACACTTCcaacaattatttaaccaCTGAAATAAcgcatttaaaatgtatgaaaacgTTCTAATTAACTGAAACGTAAACTCGTTTTATATATTGGTAATTAATATCAAGGTCTTAGAATTTCGAATTAACACTTGTATGAGATTATAATGATCGCGTTTATACCTATTGGCGCGCGATACAAGACTATAATTTTAGACCTGGCACGACCATGAAAAATGCAAAGGTGTATGTAGGCTGCGATGAGCAATATACAATGTCGTTCGCTGTGTGACTTATTactataatcattattatagaaagtatatttaacaaattcaattCACGCTTATGGCTTGCGAATCACGTATTCTGGAGCAATGAATTCTCACTTTGATAAAGCCCGTTTATTTACgatttgttatatacatttatttcttgtTATCCTATTAACCTAACGTCCTTCAGTAccatttatttctttactgttatttttaagttatatttacttattgttAGCCCAAGCccaatatttacttattgttGGCCATGccaaattgatatttttttccaaatatcCACGGATTTCTTTCTTTTCCTGCCTACGCTTCTTTATCTTCTATTCGCCTTCTTTTGGGATGCTCTCGTCTTCTTCCCATTGGTCCTTTCCATACAAAGTCCGACATATCACATACTAATACACATGTCTAATTACAACATATAATAGCCAACATTTTACATAACCAACAGTTCCATTTATATAACTGCTAATATCActtagatattaataatttaaaatacatccaTTTATCAACGAGGTCGGAAATATTAATCTCggttaacaatttatttgcggaaatcgtttattaaaatctaaacattACAATcgtatatacagtatttattattttcttaacctacagtaataataaaaataattaaaaaaggtttggtccctgtggcagtgtactcTTTAACGCGggcagcatttccttgctTATCTCtgcgttgagcgaggaaagcatcAGTTTCTATGTTAACACAAGATACTGCGTCGAAACGATAACTTCGTTTTTGTATAAACCGACACAATTTTCTATTCATAACTTCGATGTGGCATTGAGATTGCGCAGAACAAAAACTCAACATTGAAATCGTTATGGAGTTACAGAGTACCAACGCTATACTGAGGAAATGCAATCTTCTAAAACCTAGTAGGAATCAACGCATATactatgtattgtattttttgtgtgtttgaATGAACTAGAAGCTAACAATAATGTTACTCATAAGGATAGAGACGCAAGGAAGAAGTGGCTATTAGATACCTTCTTGACAAAAGTTCTCTACTTTAAATTGTTACaagacaaatttttaattgttataaattaaatacgtgatgatatttttttgtgatgaatgataattaatttaacaaatatagtgatatattagataaatatagAGATATAGATAGTGTAATTTCTGGGGAAAGTTTagatgtataataaattatgattttatgcTAAATggagtataattattattatagaaatacaaCAAATCAACGCGGGTGATACTACGGAAccaagttattataatatatatgtcgcagtaaagtagttaaatcagagagttaattgaatctctagacagttaattaaatgtcgatattcaatcaagtcgctagcattttgatttaaataaagcagcatcgaaaacgtttaactatctgtctgaccgaaagccagtgTGTTGACTAACAATGTAAAACGAGAtggtaaaacaagactccgccatgatttgGAAATTTTGTGTTTTGCTTTTTTgtaagttaggttaggtaagtcttgttgcctaggaacgtttaggaaactcgttataCGTTTCGTTTACTCACtcgtctgacggaactttagtgacctgattgaatatcgatttttaattgtctagatattcaattaactctctgatttaactactttactgcgacatatatactaCTTCTTAGATCACTTAATAAGCAATTTAATcttataatacaaatgttaGTTACCGCAACTAAGTCAAAGTGTTCTCTTTCTCTCTTCAGTGAGCTACCGGCTCATGTCATTAAGGAAACATCTGGAGCGGACAATCTGTTTCCAGCGGTTTCTGCccagcgcctctcttattttagttttaaggaCGATAGTTCTTCCACTTGATCGGAACATCTGGTTGGCTTAGGATTGCGTGATCTTTTGCACTTGTGTTACTAAGCACGATCAGTTTcttccaagttctcatcgcctctgcgcattaacaaagttttttttaaataaaataagtaccATTACAAATTACTCCAATTCGGCAACTATATTTATGTCACATACAaacaatacatacacataGAAAACAACACAGAACTAAAAActaagattaaaatatttacagaggAACTATTTCTTACTGTACTTCAATTTCCACGAAGGTGACTTTCGGACAATTAAAAACGTCTGTTAATCTATGCagttctttaattattttcatactttgtGTCATGTAGGGCACACATTTCTAAATTTTAGTCTTCGCTAAATATAACTATAGTAACGGCGGTCGAAGTGTtaaaagttttcaaatattgttttacttttactaaaacaaaacatacacacaataataaatgacacagcatattaacaaaacaattatcaaTTACTGCAACGTCTTATCACTGATAATCTAGGCAACACAAactatataagaaatataccaaaattacataagaaataataattaataataactaaatttaaagtatgtataaaaaaatttacaaaaaaatatagtaatacataaatgtgtatgatatttttttctaaatttaaacaaataacgcCGTTACTCTTTTCAATGCATCAAGTGGTATGTGATGTCGATCACGTAGGGGCATGATACATTATGACGTCGACgaacgaaataataattatcataatcgTCAAGTTTCTTTGATAAGTGATAACAGAAACTCAGTGACATACATCGTTATCAAATTAACAccttgatttaatattttaaaatcggaCGGCAAATTAAGAATATACACGGCGCGTTTCGTTTCATTGTGATTGGCTGATGAGGGAGCATGTCGCTTTGTAGCGACACCTACATTTTACCGCCACAAACACTGCTATGACGTTAACCCTGAAACGCGCTATTAAAGCTATGCTGCTAAGGATATATTAAACTTCTCTGCTTTAACCACTGGGACACATTGGCGGCCCAAGCCGAATCTTGCAGGAGtcgcccttgcgctagtcgcGGGATTCTGCCCATTTGTCAAGGCCCTTCacgccaacagcgagattctatttttataaaaatcactgGGACTAGCAGGTCTTACTCGCGAGACTGGTTGAGAAACCTCCCTTTAGATTGGGCGAttctgtggtctctggcagaatgaccagcgctgggGAACAACTCTGTTCCTCAGCATAATGGTaggccagggccaattacaaccacagcacacacgcctCATATACTGAAAACTTACCTTGttcttttaaaagaaaaaaattgttatctttcattcttttttatttttttatctttgattattgttattttgtgtttctgTATGTGTGTTTTCAATACTGAATCAGTAATATTATGTCTGTTGGAGGAATTGTTCACCATCATTCCACCACAgcttgattgtgattggtctaTAGTCGGTTGCATCACGTATGCTTTTGGCCAATAAATTAAACCCCATTTGgtttttcgtttttttaacACTAGTAAAACGATCCGAAcgatattaatgaaataacacagtaagtaaattgtcaaattaacttaaatttagtAGTCCTGCGCTTAATGAACAAAATATCTTTTGAATGAAACATCCATGCCTTCTAGgtacatatatgttttaataaaaacattatcttaTAAACTTAAGTAAGCACTGATCTTCTTGCAAGTCGATGTTAATGCAATATTATCTTGCAATTTATCATGTATGTTTAACGATTACTTTTCTGGTCATTAACCTATAAAAATGAGCAAGTGTAAAAAGTTGCGAATGTATGGTAGCAACGTTAACGCTAACACGACTGTGTACTTCAATTGGCGGTTGACTCGATTAACCTTTAACCAGCCGATATCCCAAACTAGTGCTTCTCAAATTGTTATGACAgtaaatatacagttattatGTGTAAAAGTAGTAGATGTTACtacagaatataaaaataacagaaatgaatgtttctttgaatttattcaaaacattACGAACCAAAGTTTCGTTGTTGTTAATCGCGACTAGGAAATAAGTCGTGTCTTGATTTTAGCATTAAAATTATctgtcttaataaaaatattgtaaaggtAAAACTATCCcatcaaaaacattataaactgGTACTCAAGTTGAATATGCGTCGTTCTGTACGACAAAAAAATCGAGTACGTATATAAAGTTCTGTGTTAACTTGGAAAGTAATGTTTGCTCTAGTTAGCACTTGGTGTTCATTTTCACCATAAAGAGGAATTCCTGCGAAAGTTGTATAAATAgttatgattttataatttggcTGATATACAATGATTTGTATTGAAGACTAGATCAACACAAAGCGCTAGGCGATAACTAGTAATAATACACAAAGTACCTATGCACAAGCTTTGGAACTAAAATGGCAATGGACAAACAAAAAAGATGGTGTGCTGCTCTTGATAGAAATATCAGCTTTTTTTAGCTATAAGTAAATACTAACAATGTTTGAAATGGAATGAAGGATATGGACATAAAAAgggcttttttattattattattgatgaGGTTCCAAACCTGAGCTAACGGCTACAGACTACTATGCAGCTCTAGTGTGACAGATAAGATACGTTATCTTTCAATATCTATTTTCACTGTTTACCCTTATCCAAAATTAATTTAGGGAATACATATCTACCGATCTATCACCTACTGTAATTTTAAACAGTATAATTTCACCTTCTTGGTTCTGCCCTGCACTTTATTTCTCTGATCTAACACTGTTTAGCCGGTTTCATTGTTTCCGACATACAAACAGCCATATCTTATCATTGTGACATTAGTGGAAATATCACGATATTGAATACACGCGTCTGAGAATATCATTAGTTGTGTGAAATATGTGTGtagaaagttaaaaaatacatgaaatatGGTTGACGGTACGGAACTACAGGAGTTAGAAAAGTTAAGGTATTTTgaagaaatactaataaataaatattcagttGTTGCAATACGGCAATAACCTGGCATTTCACACTTGTTGGTTTGAATGATTGTGTTGTATATTCTATTACATGCGTATATAAAATTCCTGACTTCAATCGGTTTTAGTTaacataattcaaaattcCAGACTCCAGACTGGATAATGGCCGAGGACAGCTATGCAGTGGTTATAGAAAGTAGCTTATAGTACAATCATCTTTGTTAATTCGCCACAGTCGGATAAAACAACATAATTGTTGCGACACGGATCTAACtcgatttttaattcaaacgtgatttgtactattatttttgttaatactaatattattaagtaaaagtAGAACACGCGAGGCATTAGCATTGCCGAATTAACGTGAGACGGGGCACAGTGAATTCAAATATGAAACTTGTCTTTTGTctctctattattttttttatgtattgattgactttatgaaaatataaaagggaATTTTAAGGAATTACATCAAAAGGGTAGAGAAAATTTTGAGGCATGTATGTTCGCGGGTCGTTTGCGTTACCTACGTCGACCTTAATTGTGAGTGACCTTTAAAGAAAGTGGAGGCCACTTATTCCAAAATTACCATGGGTTTTATATCATGGGTAGAATATCtgatattcttttaaatagttaattaatatgttttggaAAACAACATtgcatttgtatattttattgaaagtgTTGGCTATCAATGAAATATAgactacatttttttattatatattattaaaagtatgaaTTATGTTACATTTGTTATTATAGTCGTTTTACTTTcgaaatatatctttatatttgtaatacttCTGTGcgtgtgtttgtaattaaacttcttctaaataacatatataaccacctttttgtaaattaaaatctataattccAGCCCGTCCACATTGAATGTGAACAAAGAAAGCAAACCAGAAGCAGAAGAAAACTCCTCAAATACAAAGGGATGGCAGTTTATCCTGGAGCCAGCGTTGGTTGGAGCCATGATAGCTATCAACCTTGGCCAGACATCTCTACAAAATTTCtacttgcgaacagcgtgtaCTGTAGACTTAGGAAAGTCTCCTGAGATATGTAGTAATGGCGTAGGAGAGGAGTTCAGGGCTGCAGAGGTATATTCtatcattaaaatttgataaaccCTTTGCAAAGCGATGATAACCAGAACAAAGCTACATGTAAACGTCATACTATTAATGTTcgaataatgaaaatattaataagaaattattgactaagtttaaatatattcaaaactaAGCCAGAAACTAAAGACTAGATATTGTGGCCGCAAAACATAGGAACGACTCTTTTGTTCAACTTATTTCTTTTGAgtgatgaatttattttaaattccagGTGGCCAGTCAAGTAGTTGTATCCAGTGTTAATGTGAGTCGAAGTTTTGTTGGATCTCTTATTTCTACCATCGTCCTGCTCTTCGTGGGTCCATGGAGTGACTGTAGTGGCAGGAGAAAACCACTACTTATCATACCCCTCCTGGGGATGTGTGTTATGACGACAGGATTACTCCTCATGCTGACTTTCCCTGGTGCCTCAACACTACAAGTGCTGTATACAGTACAGATACCTATATCTTTAGGTGGGAACTTCGGCTTGCTACTAGCAGCTGCCTTCAGTCATATAGGTGATGTAAGTTCTGGAAATGTGTTTAAACTTTTAGACtcataactaatttaaatctaacctgatttactaataaagatatttaacataagaaagtgtccaatgtATTAAGTTGTGACTTACACTTACTATGTCGGGAAAGACACTTTGTTCTTGTGTACCATTTTCACTTATCACTGTTTAGCACCTGAATTCTTTCCCTAATACTCAGTTCCTTATAAATATACGTTACGCTCTTCTATGTAATACATTgtgctttttttaaaacaattgttataaagaaaaaatagtcTTAATTTTACATCTAATCCAACATCCTTAAGTATGCAACAACAtctatattatacatacagtgcctcgcaccaccgctatgtggaaccagctgcccactgaagtatttccgaaccaattcaacttagggtccttcaagaaaagagcgtaccaattcttaaaaggccatcaacgcactcgcgagctctctggcattgagagtgtccatgggcggccaTATAacctaacatcagatgagcctcctgcccgtttgccccgttctttaaaaaaaccacTCAGTATTTGAAAGTGTGACCGAGAGTTGTTATAAGTTTTTGGAACTACAGAGTTATCAGAGAAGCGAAATTAAAATTGGAACTAGCTTGCTGATTAAGAGGAAAATCTGTTCCTATGTTCTGTAACACTTGATGCCCCTTTGAACCTCAAACCACAATTATTGCAGGTATGTCACGCAACAGGACGTGACGTAACGCGGACAATGGGAACGCATCGCGCCGCAGTTCAAATTGCACACGTCATCGGCTCTATTGGGGGACCCTTGCTGTACCGGAAGCTGGGATTCTACGGAGTATTCCCTCTCGTGCTTGTACTACAGGTATGCTCATTTGAGACCGTCACTAGATGGCGGTATTtcttattcttaaaaagccggcaacgtacttgcgaACCCCTTGCCAATGTAAGtatctatgggcggcggtatcacttaacatgaggTGTTATATAGAAGAAAATGTCTAAAGGTGAGGAAGATTTAGCTCTCCTTACACTTTGGGGATGGTTGCTGATCACATCGCTCATACATGAGCGATATAGTCAATAGAGAATTTCATAAATTCTACCctatttataactattaaaGCTATAATATATTCGTCTCAACTGTGTGGAGCTAATGGCTTCAgtatgcgactctcatccctggggtCGTAGGCGTAGGTcgtgagcgtttttcaaggcaatttttgccgcgcaccaccgctatgtggaaccagctgcccactgaagtatttccgaaccaattcgacttagggtccttcaagaaaagagcgtacaaattcttaaaaggccggcaatgcactcgtgagccctctggcgttgagagtgtccatgggcggcggtatcacttaacatcaggtgagcctcctgcccgtttgccccctattttataaaaaaaggcaCGATCCCCAGCTGCATTTAGCACTCGCTCGATGGCTCATGCCTGCTTATGCCTTaagtgtgtcaggcacagaaggttgatcaacTACTCCAATTAGAAATATATCACGGAACAGAtactgaaatctgaggctcaggcCTAAAAGGATGAAGCGCCAttgatattttgatatatgCAGAAAATGTCAGTGTTGACactttattaagattttaactgttttaactatatttaatgtgttttCAGATAGCATCGCTGATCTATGTGGTGTTAAAAATCAAAGATGTTAATGTGAATACAGAAAACCAAGTTTCTGTATTTAATTGGCGATTACCATTCAACGCCATCCAGTGTCTGGTGCGAAAAAGAGAGGGAAATAGGAGAATGATCATCCTTCTCATGTTGATTGTCGCTTTAGGAGATAGAATGCTTTTGTCCGGTgagtaaagaaataataatagtacagtg
The genomic region above belongs to Pieris brassicae chromosome 9, ilPieBrab1.1, whole genome shotgun sequence and contains:
- the LOC123714127 gene encoding proton-coupled folate transporter-like isoform X1 produces the protein MVDGTELQELEKLSPSTLNVNKESKPEAEENSSNTKGWQFILEPALVGAMIAINLGQTSLQNFYLRTACTVDLGKSPEICSNGVGEEFRAAEVASQVVVSSVNVSRSFVGSLISTIVLLFVGPWSDCSGRRKPLLIIPLLGMCVMTTGLLLMLTFPGASTLQVLYTVQIPISLGGNFGLLLAAAFSHIGDVCHATGRDVTRTMGTHRAAVQIAHVIGSIGGPLLYRKLGFYGVFPLVLVLQIASLIYVVLKIKDVNVNTENQVSVFNWRLPFNAIQCLVRKREGNRRMIILLMLIVALGDRMLLSAEVLLAYMYYRYKFHWDDILFGSFLAYRNVVSFAGTLLILTILKRRLRFSDEMVGTVSCISYVLATSGLFAAKSTIVVFILPIIGIISQGSQVVQRPIINKQILPNEQGKIYSVLGALESATQTISSPLYSLLYSTTVPVLPDAWLLPGISLAIIQLFSYLCSRQLRLRRHKHEPDKDAEITSNKQNERDIKDTKEIDSR
- the LOC123714127 gene encoding proton-coupled folate transporter-like isoform X2, with the protein product MEESSVLNNLNKSPSTLNVNKESKPEAEENSSNTKGWQFILEPALVGAMIAINLGQTSLQNFYLRTACTVDLGKSPEICSNGVGEEFRAAEVASQVVVSSVNVSRSFVGSLISTIVLLFVGPWSDCSGRRKPLLIIPLLGMCVMTTGLLLMLTFPGASTLQVLYTVQIPISLGGNFGLLLAAAFSHIGDVCHATGRDVTRTMGTHRAAVQIAHVIGSIGGPLLYRKLGFYGVFPLVLVLQIASLIYVVLKIKDVNVNTENQVSVFNWRLPFNAIQCLVRKREGNRRMIILLMLIVALGDRMLLSAEVLLAYMYYRYKFHWDDILFGSFLAYRNVVSFAGTLLILTILKRRLRFSDEMVGTVSCISYVLATSGLFAAKSTIVVFILPIIGIISQGSQVVQRPIINKQILPNEQGKIYSVLGALESATQTISSPLYSLLYSTTVPVLPDAWLLPGISLAIIQLFSYLCSRQLRLRRHKHEPDKDAEITSNKQNERDIKDTKEIDSR